A genomic window from Nitrospirota bacterium includes:
- a CDS encoding NUDIX domain-containing protein has product MEELLEVVNEKGEVLKTLPRSEIHGNPSLMHRVVHVLVFNGKGGLILQKRSMNKDVASGKWDTSVGGHVNQGESIEEALNREMEEELGIKARGLNFLYTYIHSNPYETELVYTYSCRYDGKIHFNKDEIDEVRSWDIKEIEHSLGKGTFSDNFEHEFSMYLKRKK; this is encoded by the coding sequence ATGGAAGAACTTTTGGAAGTAGTCAATGAAAAAGGCGAAGTGCTGAAAACCCTTCCGCGTTCTGAAATACACGGAAATCCGTCCTTAATGCACAGGGTTGTCCATGTGCTCGTATTTAACGGAAAAGGCGGTTTAATCCTTCAGAAACGCTCAATGAACAAAGATGTAGCGTCAGGCAAATGGGACACGTCTGTCGGCGGACATGTAAATCAGGGTGAGTCAATTGAAGAGGCATTAAATCGTGAAATGGAAGAGGAATTGGGGATAAAAGCACGCGGCCTTAACTTCCTTTATACATACATCCATTCAAATCCATATGAGACAGAACTCGTCTATACCTATTCCTGCAGGTATGATGGCAAAATACATTTTAACAAAGATGAAATTGATGAGGTTCGTTCGTGGGACATAAAGGAAATAGAGCACTCGCTCGGAAAGGGCACATTCAGCGACAACTTTGAGCATGAATTCAGCATGTACCTGAAGCGTAAGAAGTAA
- a CDS encoding ThiF family adenylyltransferase, which produces MINRLIVNEILLESMKKDKEGYLFGLIHNEEGIAHIMDISAARDKQSKYSRIGCFGNAAAEKEGIFFSPESMKAVVLTNGLESELRVEKIRLKTDIFTRMKGLLDTDVLKGKKVAITGLGSVGSLVALELGKAGVGEFILIDSDELSVNNVCRHIGDIEDIGRYKTSIVKDKIIRRNPLAKVKSIENNILDIEPDKVEEMLSGASLLIAATDAKEANFYLNELSLKLNIPLVWIGLYERASWGHIVYSIPGETPCLACVVPAISEIIETIPKEERVIDYTAVEDITKIKSEPGLGTDVAFVATAGAKIALALLLRDKEYSSFMRFFPSECTMFIAANSHGAIFRDTKPLTTSWVKTKTREDCDYCRKERYLEKYDMSQTELSDLVAKLLNEVSLLDTEKG; this is translated from the coding sequence TTGATTAACAGGCTTATAGTCAACGAAATATTACTTGAAAGTATGAAGAAAGACAAGGAGGGTTATCTCTTTGGGCTTATTCATAATGAAGAGGGTATTGCACATATAATGGATATATCAGCGGCAAGAGATAAGCAATCAAAATACAGCAGGATTGGCTGTTTTGGTAACGCTGCGGCTGAAAAAGAGGGCATATTTTTCTCACCTGAATCCATGAAAGCCGTTGTCTTAACTAACGGCCTGGAGAGTGAATTGCGGGTTGAGAAAATAAGGCTGAAGACTGATATTTTTACAAGAATGAAGGGCCTTCTGGATACAGATGTTTTAAAGGGCAAGAAAGTTGCAATTACGGGATTGGGCTCTGTCGGAAGTCTTGTGGCATTAGAACTCGGCAAGGCAGGCGTTGGAGAATTTATCCTCATAGACTCTGATGAATTGTCTGTTAACAATGTATGCAGGCATATAGGAGACATAGAGGACATCGGAAGGTATAAAACTTCTATTGTGAAGGATAAGATTATCCGGAGAAATCCATTGGCAAAGGTTAAATCCATAGAGAATAATATCCTGGATATTGAACCGGACAAGGTTGAGGAGATGCTGTCGGGTGCCAGCCTTTTAATTGCCGCTACAGACGCAAAGGAAGCTAATTTTTATTTAAACGAATTATCTCTTAAGCTTAATATCCCGCTTGTATGGATAGGACTTTATGAGAGGGCTTCGTGGGGACATATTGTTTATTCAATTCCCGGCGAAACGCCCTGTCTTGCCTGCGTAGTTCCGGCTATTTCTGAAATAATTGAAACTATTCCAAAAGAAGAAAGAGTTATAGATTATACGGCAGTGGAGGATATCACTAAAATAAAGTCAGAACCAGGATTGGGAACAGATGTGGCGTTTGTCGCAACTGCCGGCGCTAAAATTGCTCTTGCGCTATTGTTAAGAGACAAGGAATACAGTTCTTTTATGAGGTTTTTCCCTTCAGAATGCACAATGTTTATTGCGGCAAATAGTCATGGAGCTATTTTCCGCGACACAAAACCATTGACCACTTCATGGGTAAAAACAAAGACCAGAGAGGACTGCGATTATTGCCGGAAGGAAAGATATCTGGAGAAATATGATATGTCCCAGACTGAACTTTCGGATTTGGTTGCTAAATTATTAAACGAAGTCTCTTTATTGGATACGGAAAAGGGCTGA
- a CDS encoding transposase, with the protein MARPLRIEYEGAVYHVTSRGNRRKPIFKDEGDQRLFLATLENVNRRYNWLCHAYCLMNNHYHLIIETPEGNLSKGMRQLNGVYTQMFNKRHKKTGHIFQGRYKAILIQKDSHLLEVCRYVVLNPVRAKIVQIPKNWKWSSYLSTIGLDKPHSCLTTEWILGQYSKRKRQAEKKYSDFVEAGIEGKVIWRDIRGQCILGKEEFAEGLMDYIKGYRDIKEIPKSQRYADRPRLDMLFDEGIIKDKTKRNKIAKEAVERYGYTQKEVADFIGIHYSVVSRLIKK; encoded by the coding sequence ATGGCAAGACCACTGCGAATAGAATATGAAGGAGCAGTATACCATGTAACCTCCAGAGGCAATAGGCGAAAGCCTATTTTTAAAGACGAAGGCGATCAGAGATTATTTCTTGCCACATTAGAAAACGTCAATAGACGGTATAACTGGCTCTGTCATGCCTACTGCCTGATGAACAATCATTATCACCTCATCATAGAAACACCTGAGGGTAATCTGTCAAAAGGAATGCGTCAGCTTAACGGTGTTTACACCCAGATGTTTAATAAAAGGCATAAAAAAACAGGCCACATATTTCAGGGGAGATACAAGGCAATACTTATTCAAAAAGACAGTCATTTATTAGAGGTGTGCAGGTATGTAGTATTAAATCCGGTAAGGGCAAAGATAGTGCAGATACCGAAGAACTGGAAGTGGAGTAGTTACCTGAGCACAATTGGATTGGACAAACCTCATTCATGCTTAACAACGGAGTGGATATTGGGGCAATATTCAAAAAGAAAAAGGCAGGCTGAGAAAAAATACAGTGACTTTGTTGAAGCTGGGATTGAGGGAAAGGTTATATGGAGAGATATAAGGGGACAGTGTATTCTTGGGAAGGAAGAATTTGCTGAAGGTTTAATGGATTATATAAAAGGGTATCGGGATATAAAGGAAATCCCCAAAAGCCAGAGATATGCAGACAGGCCAAGACTTGACATGTTATTTGATGAAGGCATAATAAAAGACAAAACAAAACGGAATAAGATAGCAAAGGAAGCAGTAGAAAGATATGGTTATACGCAAAAAGAGGTTGCAGATTTTATAGGGATACACTATTCTGTAGTAAGTAGATTGATAAAAAAGTAG
- a CDS encoding type II toxin-antitoxin system VapB family antitoxin produces the protein MKITLNIDDKVLKKASELTGVIKKTSLVRMGLEALIARASARRLADLGGTEKALRSIPRRQPRLI, from the coding sequence ATGAAAATTACTTTAAATATAGATGACAAGGTTTTAAAGAAGGCGTCTGAACTTACCGGGGTTATTAAAAAAACTTCTTTGGTGAGAATGGGGTTGGAAGCATTAATTGCCCGCGCAAGTGCGAGAAGGCTTGCTGACCTCGGAGGGACTGAAAAAGCACTTCGTTCTATTCCGAGAAGACAGCCGCGGCTTATTTAA